Proteins from a single region of Nocardiopsis dassonvillei subsp. dassonvillei DSM 43111:
- the pyrR gene encoding bifunctional pyr operon transcriptional regulator/uracil phosphoribosyltransferase PyrR, with product MRAQKPTTGDAGGGSPAPDAPEGTRAVLDGSEINRALTRIAHEVLERTKGGRDVTLLGIPSRGVPLAHRLARRIERVEDLTAPAGSLDITMYRDDLRSAPVRALGRTEIPQGGLDDRVVVLVDDVLFSGRTVRAALDALGDLGRPRAVQLAVLVDRGHRELPIRADYVGKNLPTSLRESVTVRLEETDGHDAVLLGPSRPRTRPGATEGND from the coding sequence TTGCGTGCGCAAAAACCGACGACCGGTGACGCCGGTGGCGGTTCCCCCGCACCCGATGCGCCCGAGGGCACCCGCGCCGTCCTCGACGGCAGCGAGATCAACCGGGCGCTGACCCGCATCGCCCACGAGGTGCTCGAACGCACCAAGGGGGGCCGGGACGTCACCCTCCTGGGCATCCCCTCGCGGGGGGTCCCGCTCGCCCACCGCCTGGCACGGCGCATCGAACGGGTGGAGGACCTCACCGCCCCCGCGGGCTCGCTCGACATCACCATGTACCGCGACGACCTGCGCTCCGCCCCCGTCCGCGCCCTCGGCCGGACCGAGATCCCCCAGGGCGGACTCGACGACCGCGTCGTCGTCCTCGTCGACGACGTCCTCTTCTCCGGCCGCACCGTCCGCGCCGCCCTGGACGCCCTCGGCGACCTGGGGCGCCCCCGCGCCGTCCAGCTCGCCGTCCTGGTCGACCGAGGCCACCGCGAGCTGCCCATCCGCGCCGACTACGTGGGCAAGAACCTGCCCACCTCGCTGCGCGAGAGCGTCACCGTGCGCCTGGAGGAGACCGACGGACACGACGCGGTGCTGCTCGGCCCGTCCCGCCCCCGCACCCGCCCCGGCGCCACCGAGGGGAACGACTGA